TCTGTCAGACGCAGCTCTGATCTACAGGTTCCCTGACATACTGTGAGAATATTTAAACGTGTCCGAGTTCCCCCACAGCATGAATTAATGCTGCTTCTTTCAGGGCTCGGCCGGTCGTTAGCATGACGAGCGATGTCACAACATCTCCACAGGAAATCGATCTCACAATGAAAACCTGCGGCGGCAGCATTTGGTGGGTGTCCTGACGTTCACGTGTCCCAGAGGTCGTTTTCAGTCAAAGCCTCTCGTAGGAATAACGTAAATCTCTGTCCCGTCCTCAGCCTCACGGTCGATGCGTGTTTCACCTACAAGGCGAACCCAGCGTCTTACAACCCACGGCTGAGTGAGTGACGCGCCAGAAGCCTCCGGGACGGAGCGGCCGGGGTTAACCTGAGCTCTCCTCCGCCCGGCAGCCATCAGGTATTCTGTGGAGGTGGATGGAGCTCGCAGGAAACACGGGCTGCCCTCCAGAGCCACGCTCCTCAGCGACCCCCCCACGGAGGCAGAACACCAGGCCAACGGCAGCTTGGACCTGCGCGgccagaaccaggagacgtgtgTAAAGATCGTCGCTGAACTAAAGGTACGGCGTCCGGCGCAGATATGTGGACGCCAGAAACACAGAAGCATCATGGGTAATGTATCAGAGCAGCCTGTTGTTGGGTTAATGACGTCAGGCTGGGagattgatattattattatgatgttatTATTGTGATCGCAGCGTTCTCTGACCTCCAGACAAAAGAGATCCATCAATAATTGCAGcattgatgtttgtttgtttccgtATTTACTCAAATCAATGTGAAGCATCGTCCAACACTTATAGACAGCCAAAGACTTAAATAGCGGTGACCATTTGTGATTGGACAGGAGAACATCAAAGACAGGATGCGCAGCATTCCCATCGAGGTCTCTGCAGAAATTGTGGGTCCGAACCGACACAAGTCAAAGAGCGGCCTCCCTCAGCTGACGCCCGTTCTGGATCCCGCTCAAGCCGGCGGCGCCGTCACGATGGTGAACGGAGGGACGGCGGCATCCACTGGGGGGCGCAGTGGAGCAGCGCTTAGcactgggtctgggtctgtgttCTTCTGCAGGTCAACTTTGTGAAAGAGGGATGTGGGAGTGATCATATTTGCCGGAGTAATATCAAGATGGAGTATAAATTATACTACAAGCAGAACAACCTAGACGTGTACTCGCCGTTACCCACGTGAGTTCTGACGTCTCGTTACCTCAGCAGAAAGCAAGACTGATTTATTTCAGAGAGGAGCCTGACGTGTGTCCTGTGTCCCATGTCCCGTGTGTCCTGTGTCCCGTGTGtcctgtgtgttctgtgtgttctgtgtcccctgtgtcctgtgtcctgtgtTGTGTCCCATGTGTCCCGTGTCCTGTGTCGTGTGTCCCATGTCCcgtgtgtcctgtgtcctgtgtgttctgtgtcccgtgtcctgtgtcccctgtgttctgtgtcccaTGTcgtgtgtcccgtgtcccgtgcGTTCTGTGTCCTGTGTCCCGTGTGTCCCGTGTcgtgtgtcctgtgtcctgtgtcccctgtgttctgtgtcccgtgtcctgtgtcctgtgtTGTGTCCCGTGTGTCCCGTGTCGTGTGTCCCTTGtcgtgtcccgtgtcctgtgttctgtgtcctgtgtcccgtgtcctgtGTCCTGTGATGTGTCCCGTGTCCTGTGTCGTGTGTCCCTTGtcgtgtcccgtgtcctgtgtcccgtgtcccgtgtcccctgtgttctgtgtcctgtgtcctgtgATGTGTCCCGTGTCCTGTGTCGTGTGTCCCTTGTCCTGTGTCGTGTGTCCCGTGTCGTGTGTTGTGTCCCGTGTGTTCTGTCGTGTGTcctgtgtcccgtgtcctgtGTTGTGTCCCATGTGTCCCGTGTCCTGTGTCGTGTGTcctgtgtcccgtgtcctgtGTGTCCCGTGTGTTCTGTGTCCCGTGTcgtgtgtcccgtgtcccgtgtgTCCTGTGTCGTGTGTCCCGTGTGTTCTGTGTcgtgtgtcctgtgtcctgtgtcccctgtgttctgtgtccctTGTCGTGTGTCCCGTGTGTTCTGTGtcccctgtgttctgtgtcccgtgtcctgtgtcctgtgtTGTGTCCCGTGTCGTGTGTCCCTTGTCGTGTTCTGTGTcctgtgtcccgtgtcctgtgtggtgttgtgtgtgtcccgtgtcccgtgtgTTCTGTGTCCCGTGTGTTCTGTGTCCCGTGTcgtgtgtcccgtgtcctgtgttctgtgtcccgtgtcccgtgtgtcctgtgtcctctgtgtcctgtgttctgtgtcctgTGTCGTGTGTCCCGTGTGTTCTGTGTcgtgtgtcctgtgtcctgtgtcccctgtgttctgtgtcccgTGTCGTGTGTCCCGTGTGTTCTGTGtcccctgtgttctgtgtcccatgtcccctgtgttctgtgtcccgtgtcctgtgtcctgtgtTGTGTCCCGTGTGTCCCGTGTCGTGTGTCCCTTGTCGTGTTCTGTGTcctgtgtcccgtgtcctgtgtggtgttgtgtgtgtcccgtgtcccgtgccgtgtgtcccgtgtcccctgtgttctgtgtcctgtgtcctgtgATGTGTCCCGTGTCTGTGTCGTGTGTCCCTTGTCCTGTGTTGTGTCCCGTGTcgtgtgtcctgtgtcctgtgATGTGTCCCGTGTCCTGTGTCCCGTGTCCCTTGTCCTGTGTTGTGTCCCGTGTGTTCTGTGTCGTGTGTcctgtgtcccgtgtcccgtgtcctgtgTTGTGTCCtgtgtggtgttgtgtgtgtcccgtgtcccctgtgttctgtgtcctgtgtcctgtgATGTGTCCCGTGTGTTCTGTGTCGTGTGTcctgtgtcccgtgtcccgtgtcctgtgttgtgtcccgtgtcctgtgtcgtgtgtcccgtgtcctgtGTTGTGTCCCGTGTGTTCTGTGTCGTGTGTCCTGTGTCCCATGTCCCGTGTCCTATGTTGTGTCCCGTGTGTCCCGTGTCTGCAGCAAGAGGAGCGTCCCCGTGTTTCACCTGGATGACGACAGGAAGGACTTGGCGGTCCGGCTGACGGTCCACAACGTGAATGGAGACGACGCTTATGAAGCGAAGCTTCTGGGGACGTTTCCCGGGACGCTGCCGTACTCTGGAGTCCGCTCGCAGGAAACGATGGTGAACGAGCCTACGAGCGTGCACGTGCTCCAGTGGCCTGTTGTCACGGTGATCACAGTGTCATGGAGGAAACCAGTCTGTAACTACAGCTGTTGCTAGCATGAACTCTATCCACGTGTTAGCATTTTATGTTAGCAACAATAACGCAAATCAAAGTCGTTACAAAACTTCAAAGGCCCAGATCCGGTCCGTTCCGGTTACTTTGCTACTCTGTCTTCTCTTCCGTGGGGAAAGCCGATCATCTGCGTCGCCGACCAGAACGGATCTCAGGCAGACTGCGAGCTGGGGAACCCGTTTAGAAGAGACTCGGAGGTGGGACTGTGTCCCAACGTCCCCCTGTACTACTGTCCCCCTGTTCTCCCGTCCTCCTGTCCTTCTGTCCCCCTGTACTCCCGTCCCCGTGCCCCCCCGTCCTCTTGTTCCCCTGTCCCCCCGTTCCCCTGTTCTCCTGTCCCCCCGTTCCCCTGTCCTCCCGTCCCCTGTCCCACTGTCCTCCCGtcccctgtccccctgtcctcctgtcctcctggcactaacggttgctgctggtttcatgttctctgcaCCAGACCACGTTTTACATCatcctgtccccctgtcccctgtcctcccgtccccctgtcccctgtccccctggcactaacggttgctgctggtttcatgttctctgcaCCAGACCACGTTTTACatcatcctgtcctcctgtccccctgtccccccatccccctgtcctcccgtccccctgtcccctgtcctcccgtCCCCCTGGCACTAACGGTTGCTGCtggtttcatgttctctgcaCCAGACCACGTTTTACATCatcctgtccccctgtcccctgtcctcccatccccctgtcccctgtccccctggcactaacggttgctgctggtttcatgttctctgcaCCAGACCACGTTTTACatcatcctgtcctcctgtccccctgtccccctgtccccccatccccctgtcctcccgtccccctgtcccctgtcctcccgtCCCCCTGGCACTAACGGTTGCTGCtggtttcatgttctctgcaCCAGACCACGTTTTACATCatcctgtccccctgtcccctgtcctcctgtccccccgtccccctgtccccctggcactaacggttgctgctggtttcatgttctctgcaCCAGACCACGTTTTACATCATcctgtccccctgtcctcctgtccccctgtcctcctgtcctccctgtcccctgtcctcccgtccccctgtcccctgtcTCCCTGGCACTAACGGTTGCTGCtggtttcatgttctctgcaCCAGACCACGTTTTACATCATcctgtcctcccgtcctcccgtccccccgtccccctggcactaacggttgctgctggtttcatgttctctgcaCCAGACCACGTTCTACatcatcctgtcctcctgtccccctgtccccccatCCCCCTGTCCTCCCATCCCCCTGTCCTcccgtccccctgtcccctgtccccctggcactaacggttgctgctggtttcatgttctctgcaCCAGACCACGTTCTACatcatcctgtcctcctgtccccctgtccccccatccccctgtcctcccgtccccctgtcctcccgtccccctgtcccctgtccccctggcactaacggttgctgctggtttcatgttctctgcaCCAGACCACGTTTTACATCATcctgtcctcccgtcctcccgtccccccgtccccctggcactaacggttgctgctggtttcatgttctctgcaCCAGACCACGTTCTACatcatcctgtcctcctgtccccctgtccccccatccccctgtcctcccgtccccctgtcctcccgtcctcccgtccccctgtccccctggcactaacggttgctgctggtttcatgttctctgcaCCAGACCACGTTTTACATCATCCTGTCctcccgtccccccgtccccctgtccccctggcactaacggttgctgctggtttcatgttctctgcaCCAGACCACGTTTTACATCATCCTGTCctcccgtccccccgtccccctggcactaacggttgctgctggtttcatgttctctgcaCCAGACCACGTTCTACATCATCCTGTCctcccgtccccccgtccccctgtccccctggcactaacggttgctgctggtttcatgttctctgcaCCAGACCACGTTTTACatcatcctgtcctcctgtcccctgctcccgtccccctgtccccctgtcccctgtccccctgtccccctggcactaacggttgctgctggtttcatgttctctgcaCCAGACCACGTTCTACatcatcctgtcctcctgtcctcccgtcctcccgtcctcccgtccccccgtccccctgtccccctggcactaacggttgctgctggtttcatgttctctgcaCCAGACCACGTTCTACATCATcctgtcctcccgtcctcccgtccccccgtccccctgtccccctggcactaacggttgctgctggtttcatgttctctgcaCCAGACCACGTTCTACatcatcctgtcctcctgtccccctgtccccccatccccctgtcctcccgtccccctgtcccctgtccccctggcactaacggttgctgctggtttcatgttctctgcaCCAGACCACGTTCTACATCATcctgtcctcccgtcctcccgtccccccgtccccctgtcccctgtccccctggcactaacggttgctgctggtttcatgttctctgcaCCAGACCACGTTCTACATCATCCTGAGCACCGTGGGCTTAAATCCTGACGCCACAGAGATCGACTTCGACCTGCAGCTCCAGACGTGAGTGTCGCTGCTTTGTGTTCGGCTCTGATTAAGTCGTAAGAgaatacacagatgtgtttatttatacacagatgtgttcATTTACACACAGTATATTACTGGCCTTCATTGACGCTTCTGTTTTTTACTTGCAGAACTAGCGTGCAAGAAAATATTGTCCCGATTAAAGTAAAGGCAAAAGTGATCACTGAGCTGCCGCTGTCGGTCTCTGGGTGAGGGTGCCTGGAGGCTGGAAGTATTGATCAGCCAAATGTGTAGCGTGGCGTAGACGATCGTCTTGTCCTCCACAGGGAAGCCAGTCCTCCTCAGGTTTCTTTTGGAGGCGCTGTGAAAGGGGAAAGCGCCATGAAGGCCGAAGAACAGATCGGGAGTTTGATCAACTATTCCTTCAGAGTGAGGATTCAggttcactgctgtcgtacgaTTTTACGGTGAAATAAGAAATAAGTCCTCGATTCGTCCTTCAGATAAACAACTCGTGGAAATCCTCGGTCAGCGCCTCGCTACTCGTTCACTGGCCCAAATGGAACAAAGATGGGAAATGGCTTCTGTACCTGGTGAAGATGAGCGCAGCGGGACTGCAGGACATCGTCTGCTCTCCTGCGTCTGAGATCAACCCCCTCCAGACCCGGGTAGCGCAGCTGAAGCTGGAATCGGTTTCATTCCACTCTGACTTACTAAAGGGAGGGAATGCGTTTCAGGAGTCCTCGCCCACCAGGACCAAACGCCACGTCGGAGACGGAACCAAAGTTCTGGTGAGTCTTTGTGCGTTCACGCTGTAACGGTGCAGCTTGCCTTGTGTCTCACGCACGGCCTCTGTTCCAGACGTGTGAAGATGAGCTCCGATGCGTGGTGCTGCAGTGCCCCCTCCAGGCGCTGGACGGTACAACAGTGCGACTGAGAGCTCGTCTCTGGAACTCGACCTTCATTGAGGTAACGTTTCCACGTGTCTGctgtgtcggggtgtgtgtgtgacggttgtcgttgtcgttgtcgttgtcgttgtcgttgtcgttgtcgttgtcgtgaCTCAGGACTACGCAGCATTTTCCCACTTGCTGATCATCGTGAAGGCCTCGCTCATCCTCCATACTCAGGCCAAACATGTAATCCTGCGATCGCCGGACACTGAGGTAAGTATTGCATCTAGGTACTGAAGTACtactgtgtgtgtattgagAAGTACTTTTCCTTGTCTGTGTAGCTTCTCAGACTTAAACCAGATTCTTTGCTTTTGctgtttgtgatttattttctggCTGTTTGTCTGATCTCAAGCAGAGTGGGCGTGGCTCTCGCAATAATGCTACAGGTGTGATGATCTGGTGGAATAAGAGGCATCACTGAATTTATATCATATTGAATATAAAGTTTAGCCCAACCATGAACATCTAGAGCAGTAAAATGCAAACGTGCACGTCAATGAAGCTCTAATCAGACATGAAGGCAAAGCACTAAACGAGGACGTTATAAATCAGCTTTCGCTTTGACgtgtgacccctgacccccgATGTTGCATCACAGGTGACGTTGACGGTGTCCCCAGAGAGCGCCGTGGCGCAGCACAGCGGCGTCCCCTGGTGGATTGTACTGGTGGCCGTTCTAGCAGGCAGCTTGATTTTGGCTTTGTTGGTCTTTCTGCTCTGGAAGGTGAGACATTTAATCCTCGTGTGAAGCGAGACATTAATGTTGGAGTTTACAAAGGATGAAAGGGTTAGGGCGATGGAGGAGATGAATCGGGAACTAAATTGATCAAATTGTATTTGTCTAGCCCAAATCGACAAATGACAGTTTGCTTCCGAGGGCTTTATTTACAGCCTGTTCGGAGTGACTCCCCCTCGCTTtagagaggggcggggccaggagcCGATGTATgcggtgtttgtgtgaactaacaTAGATGACATGTTAAagcattacatgaaaggattcgGCCTTTTACAGGAAGTATTACAGGGGAAAGGGAAAATGCATGAAGTTTAATTAAAGTacatttaatgatatcatttggacaagttcgacGGGCCGGATTCAAAAGCCCAACGGGGGTGCGTCGGATTATTACTGCTTCCTGTTGCCGCTCTTAATGTGTCCTCGCCCTTACCCCCCCTCAGTGTGGTTTCTTCAAGAGGGCATCAAAGGACCAGTATGACGCTGCGTACCACAAGGCAGAGATCCGTGTTCAGCCCTCTGAGGAAGACGAGCTCTGCTGAGGCCTGGTTGAGCTGCAGCGGCGGTGAAGAGCAAACGCCTGAATCCTGCAGCGGCTAGCCGGCCGGCGGAGCGCAGGGCGGGTCAGACGCGCACTGCGCTGAGCTTTAGGGGAATGTCTAAAGGAATTAGTCCGTTGCTTTTGCTCCGTGTAAAAGTGAGACACTAGTATCTGTGGGAGGTATTTAGGATTCTAGTACAATGCGTGTCTCTGAATCTCATCGTCGCCAGCAGGCTTCACAGCTTCCTCTGTCTCGGCGTGAACGCACCGCAGCAACTTCTGCTTCACCTTTACTGCTTGGCTGTGTAACCCGAGCCATTAAACCACAAAGGCGTGCTCCTTTAAGATCGAGTCTCAAACGTCTCTCTGCAGTGCGGCTTCTTCAACCACCCCAAACGAGGCGGCGGCGTCCCTCGTTACCACGCGGTGCGAGTAGAGAAGCAGACCCCCGGGTATAAAGGTGAAGCTTCAGCTGCTGGAGAAAAGGACAACCTGGACTGACAACGAATGCTGATGGGACacgtttgttgtttttgtgacgCTCAATAATGTTTTTGATGGAACAGTAGGGAACAAGGAATTACCcgggtttgtgtatttttacactGTAAAGATGAAAAGATTTATCCGTTTtgtacatattttaaaatgtctgcacactgtatttattttttgataaaTAActcactgtcctgcagcagctgagccgAGGGTAAAGTCTCCGTCTGCACCTCTGGAGCTGTTTTACTAGAACCCCGACGTCTGTGCAAGGAAGGTACCGCTATCTTATCGTTGAAAACATTCCTACGACGCAGCTTCTTCTCTAAAAGGACATTTCGGTTCAACCATTGAACGGCTGGAGGCCTGCTCTCCTGCCTCACCTGGGAGCGCCGCGGCGTTCAGGTAGCATCCACTGTACCGTAGCTCATCACTGGAGCGAGACGCCTCCTCTGTTGCACCAGAGGAATCCAAAGGGAACAGCAAATTCAAAAGATTTCAAATTGGCCTGTCgaattatgtaaaataaaaatgtgtaaacTGATTTCTGTTGTGAAATGTCATCACTATTCTAGAagatcactcagagagcacagacctcccccaagcagctcgctcccctcctaactggatctacaccgtccacatggtgatgtggatcagcaccagaaggttctagattgttcttggtatctttacacaccaaccatgaaaagtcaaagtgaatcagtttgtgtctttttaaatgattctcgaatccataaatgggtttaatgttaaaatgtaatattcttatcctgactccattctggatccgatccggatgaaattcggtggcggGATAgatttttaagctccattgactgcaatgttaacaaaagtGTCAAAcggatccagaatctcttctggatcgtaaTCAACATTctataatctgttcctggtaacgttccctGAAAATCTAACCCAGATCCTTCCAGAACAGTTTGCTATCTTGCTAGCACAGAAACattggcgattacataacctcggtaAATACCCGGTAACGGTTGGACTGTAACCAACGATTGTTCTAC
This region of Brachionichthys hirsutus isolate HB-005 chromosome 12, CSIRO-AGI_Bhir_v1, whole genome shotgun sequence genomic DNA includes:
- the itga6a gene encoding integrin alpha-6 — encoded protein: MLLVGAPRARALGQQTANITGGLYRCDVTPATDCERVGFDYEENINVENKEDQWMGVMVQSQGPGGKIVTCAHRYQRRLFVNTPQESRDITGRCYVLSQDLTIDASSDEDGGNWNFCEGRARGHEMFGSCQQGLAATFTKDFHYVVFGAPGAYNWKGVVRVEQKNNTLLEMGVYDDGPYEVGEEPPSDPELVPLPANSYLGFSLDSGLRITRSRHLTVVAGAPRANHSGAVVLLRKESDVSTKLLVEHILYGPGLASSFGYDVTVADLNSDGWQDIVVGAPQFYMKDRDIGGAVYVYINQAGRWDRTSPVRLNGTKDSMFGLAVENVGDVNQDSYEDIAVGAPYDDGGAGNVYIYHGSARGIKPTPAQILSGKESGVRLFGYSLAGNMDLDSNSYPDVAVGSLSDAALIYRARPVVSMTSDVTTSPQEIDLTMKTCGGSICLTVDACFTYKANPASYNPRLTIRYSVEVDGARRKHGLPSRATLLSDPPTEAEHQANGSLDLRGQNQETCVKIVAELKENIKDRMRSIPIEVSAEIVGPNRHKSKSGLPQLTPVLDPAQAGGAVTMVNFVKEGCGSDHICRSNIKMEYKLYYKQNNLDVYSPLPTKRSVPVFHLDDDRKDLAVRLTVHNVNGDDAYEAKLLGTFPGTLPYSGVRSQETMPIICVADQNGSQADCELGNPFRRDSETTFYIILSTVGLNPDATEIDFDLQLQTTSVQENIVPIKVKAKVITELPLSVSGEASPPQVSFGGAVKGESAMKAEEQIGSLINYSFRINNSWKSSVSASLLVHWPKWNKDGKWLLYLVKMSAAGLQDIVCSPASEINPLQTRESSPTRTKRHVGDGTKVLTCEDELRCVVLQCPLQALDGTTVRLRARLWNSTFIEDYAAFSHLLIIVKASLILHTQAKHVILRSPDTEVTLTVSPESAVAQHSGVPWWIVLVAVLAGSLILALLVFLLWKCGFFKRASKDQYDAAYHKAEIRVQPSEEDELC